In the Geobacter sp. FeAm09 genome, one interval contains:
- the purE gene encoding 5-(carboxyamino)imidazole ribonucleotide mutase, with translation MQVTEHSPKVLLMMGSDSDLPVMQEACEVLRKFGIPHEMHIASAHRSPAKAMALASEAAGRGIRAIIAGAGMAAHLAGVVAAKTTLPVIGVPMPGGALNGVDALYSTVQMPGGIPVATMAIGKAGAKNAGLFVVQMLALNDEGLAGALKEYRREMEDEVERKDAALQTAGREA, from the coding sequence ATGCAAGTAACGGAACATTCACCGAAAGTCCTGCTCATGATGGGAAGCGATTCCGACCTGCCGGTCATGCAGGAGGCCTGCGAGGTGCTCCGGAAATTCGGCATTCCCCATGAGATGCATATCGCCTCGGCCCACCGCTCCCCCGCCAAGGCCATGGCCCTGGCTTCGGAAGCGGCCGGCCGGGGCATCAGGGCGATCATCGCCGGAGCCGGGATGGCCGCCCACCTGGCCGGGGTGGTGGCAGCCAAGACCACCCTGCCGGTGATCGGGGTGCCCATGCCGGGTGGGGCGCTGAACGGCGTGGATGCCCTCTACTCCACGGTGCAGATGCCGGGGGGGATCCCGGTGGCCACCATGGCCATCGGCAAGGCCGGGGCCAAGAATGCCGGGCTGTTCGTCGTCCAGATGCTGGCCCTGAACGATGAAGGGCTCGCCGGGGCGTTGAAGGAGTACCGTCGCGAGATGGAGGACGAGGTGGAGCGCAAGGACGCCGCTCTGCAGACGGCCGGCCGCGAGGCCTGA
- the alr gene encoding alanine racemase: MYDSRPTFAEIDLDALRHNFEVIRAAIPRRTEILAVVKADAYGHGFMDISHELEALGVNAFGVAFLAEGIQLRKSGIDKPILLLGGVYPGQERKCIGYNISTALFTLEQAQALNQAAGKLFRKAQVHLKIDTGMGRLGITYAEAPAFLAELKKLPNITLEGIVSHFASADELDESGQHFTRIQAERFSWVVAAARKAGFSPRYVHIANSAAALLRDNAGCNLVRPGIVLYGAIPSPDFQGKLDLRPVMRLKSRIAMLKWVESGTTISYARRFTAAERTLIASVPVGYADGYPRTLTNRGEALIRGQRARVAGTVCMDWIMLDVTHIPGVAVGDEVVLIGPDGAGNCIHAEELATLAGTIPYEIFCGISKRVPRIYLKSS, translated from the coding sequence GTGTACGACAGCCGTCCCACATTCGCCGAGATCGATCTCGACGCCCTGCGCCACAATTTTGAGGTTATCCGGGCTGCCATTCCCCGCCGGACCGAGATCCTGGCGGTGGTCAAGGCCGACGCCTACGGCCACGGTTTCATGGACATCAGCCATGAACTGGAGGCCCTGGGGGTGAACGCCTTTGGCGTCGCTTTCCTGGCCGAGGGGATACAACTGCGTAAAAGCGGCATCGACAAGCCGATCCTGCTCTTGGGCGGGGTGTATCCGGGGCAGGAGCGCAAATGCATCGGCTACAATATCTCCACCGCGCTCTTCACCCTGGAACAGGCCCAGGCGCTCAACCAGGCGGCCGGCAAACTCTTTCGCAAGGCCCAGGTCCACCTCAAGATCGACACCGGCATGGGGCGCCTGGGGATCACCTACGCCGAGGCCCCGGCGTTCCTGGCTGAGCTGAAGAAGCTGCCCAACATCACCCTGGAGGGGATCGTCTCCCACTTCGCCAGCGCCGACGAACTGGACGAGTCGGGCCAGCACTTCACCCGCATCCAGGCCGAGCGTTTCTCCTGGGTGGTGGCCGCGGCCCGCAAGGCCGGCTTCTCCCCCCGTTACGTCCACATCGCCAACAGCGCCGCGGCCCTGCTCCGGGACAACGCCGGCTGCAATCTGGTCCGCCCCGGCATCGTGCTCTACGGAGCCATCCCCTCGCCCGATTTTCAGGGAAAACTGGACCTCCGGCCGGTCATGCGCCTCAAAAGCCGCATCGCCATGCTGAAATGGGTGGAGTCGGGCACCACCATCAGCTATGCCCGTCGCTTCACCGCCGCCGAACGGACCCTGATCGCCAGTGTGCCGGTGGGGTATGCCGACGGCTACCCCCGCACCCTCACCAACCGGGGCGAGGCGTTGATCCGCGGCCAACGGGCCCGGGTGGCCGGCACGGTCTGCATGGACTGGATCATGCTGGACGTGACCCATATCCCCGGCGTGGCCGTGGGGGACGAGGTGGTCCTCATCGGCCCGGACGGGGCGGGAAACTGCATCCACGCCGAGGAGCTGGCCACCCTGGCCGGCACCATCCCCTACGAGATCTTCTGCGGCATCAGCAAGCGGGTACCCCGGATTTATCTGAAATCGAGTTAA
- the purH gene encoding bifunctional phosphoribosylaminoimidazolecarboxamide formyltransferase/IMP cyclohydrolase: MAKITRALISVSDKTGIIEFSRQLAEYGVEILSTGGTAKLLREAGLTVKDVSEFTGFPEMLDGRVKTLHPKVHGGLLGMRSNPAHVAKMKEHGIENIDMVVVNLYPFEATVAKPGCLLEDAIENIDIGGPTMLRSAAKNYPDVTVIVDCTDYATVLEEMKESKGAVSAATNYGLAVKVFQHTAAYDGAISNYLGARLGEEPQEYPATFTIQVKKAQDLRYGENPQQSAAFYVEKDIAEPCVSNAVQLQGKELSFNNIIDLDAAIETVKEFEQSAAVIIKHTNPCGVALSATPLSAYLKARECDPVSAYGGIVGFNRQVDADIARELASTFLEAVIAPGYSDEALEIFKAKKNVRVMQVPLLGEYEPRGYDLKKVVGGLLVQGRDRGMVRAADCRVVTERTPTASEYASLDFAWRVCKHVKSNAIVFTNRDQTVGIGAGQMSRVDSSKIAVQKALLPTQGTVLASDAFFPFRDGVDAAVEAGVTAVIQPGGSVRDEEVIKAANEHGIAMVFTGMRHFRH; encoded by the coding sequence ATGGCCAAGATCACCAGGGCGCTTATCAGCGTTTCCGACAAGACCGGCATCATCGAATTTTCCAGGCAACTGGCCGAGTACGGGGTGGAGATCCTCTCCACCGGCGGCACGGCCAAGCTGCTGCGCGAGGCGGGGCTGACCGTCAAGGACGTGTCCGAGTTCACCGGCTTCCCCGAGATGCTGGATGGCCGGGTCAAGACCCTGCATCCCAAGGTACACGGCGGCCTGCTCGGCATGCGCAGTAATCCGGCCCACGTGGCCAAGATGAAGGAACACGGCATCGAGAACATCGACATGGTGGTCGTCAACCTGTATCCCTTCGAGGCCACCGTGGCCAAACCGGGGTGCCTGCTGGAGGACGCCATCGAGAATATCGACATCGGCGGCCCCACCATGCTCCGCTCGGCCGCCAAGAACTACCCGGACGTGACCGTGATCGTGGACTGCACCGATTACGCCACGGTCCTGGAGGAGATGAAGGAGTCCAAGGGGGCCGTCTCCGCCGCCACCAACTACGGCCTGGCGGTGAAGGTCTTCCAGCACACCGCCGCCTACGACGGCGCCATCTCCAATTACCTGGGAGCGCGTCTCGGGGAGGAGCCCCAGGAGTATCCGGCCACCTTCACCATCCAGGTCAAGAAGGCCCAGGACCTGCGCTACGGCGAGAACCCCCAGCAGTCGGCCGCCTTCTACGTGGAGAAGGACATCGCCGAGCCGTGCGTCTCCAACGCCGTGCAGTTGCAGGGCAAGGAGCTTTCCTTCAACAACATCATCGACCTGGATGCCGCCATCGAGACGGTCAAGGAATTCGAGCAGAGCGCGGCGGTCATCATCAAACACACCAACCCCTGTGGCGTGGCCCTGTCCGCTACGCCGCTGAGCGCCTACCTCAAGGCACGGGAATGCGATCCGGTTTCGGCCTATGGCGGCATCGTCGGCTTCAACCGCCAGGTGGACGCGGACATCGCCCGGGAGCTGGCCTCCACCTTCCTGGAAGCGGTCATCGCCCCCGGCTACAGCGACGAAGCCCTGGAGATCTTCAAGGCCAAGAAGAACGTGCGGGTGATGCAGGTGCCGCTTCTGGGAGAGTACGAGCCCCGGGGGTACGACCTGAAGAAGGTTGTGGGGGGCCTGCTGGTCCAGGGACGCGACCGGGGCATGGTGCGGGCGGCCGACTGCCGCGTGGTGACCGAGCGCACCCCGACCGCCTCGGAATATGCTTCCCTCGATTTTGCCTGGCGGGTGTGCAAGCACGTCAAGTCCAACGCCATCGTCTTTACCAACCGGGACCAGACCGTGGGGATCGGGGCCGGCCAGATGTCCCGGGTAGATTCCTCCAAGATCGCCGTGCAGAAGGCCCTGCTGCCCACCCAAGGGACGGTGCTGGCGTCCGACGCCTTCTTCCCGTTCCGGGACGGGGTGGACGCCGCCGTCGAGGCCGGGGTCACGGCCGTCATCCAGCCGGGGGGGAGCGTGCGGGACGAAGAGGTCATCAAAGCAGCCAACGAGCATGGCATCGCCATGGTGTTCACCGGCATGCGGCACTTCAGGCATTAA
- a CDS encoding cytochrome c3 family protein, translating into MKKAVIALFALVAFAGTAFAAPEVIEMKKGVKFGHKAHVAAVGNCKKCHETKPGKIEGFGKDWAHKNCKGCHAEGKKGPTSCKECHK; encoded by the coding sequence ATGAAAAAAGCTGTTATTGCGCTGTTTGCCCTGGTTGCGTTCGCTGGCACCGCCTTTGCCGCTCCTGAAGTCATCGAGATGAAAAAAGGGGTGAAGTTCGGCCACAAGGCCCATGTTGCCGCTGTGGGCAACTGCAAGAAGTGCCACGAAACGAAACCGGGCAAGATCGAAGGCTTCGGCAAGGACTGGGCTCACAAGAACTGTAAAGGGTGCCACGCCGAAGGCAAAAAAGGCCCCACGAGCTGCAAAGAGTGCCACAAGTAA
- the selD gene encoding selenide, water dikinase SelD, with translation MIKLTQLVKAAGUAAKLGPAGLAKALDGLWEYRDENLLVGPETSDDAGVYRIAPECALVETADIITPPVDDPFTFGRVAATNAISDVYAMGARPVTAMNLVFFPACSLPGEILGEILAGGNSVLKEAGVCLVGGHTVEDDELKYGLSVTGLVDPAAIIRNSTARPGDQLVLTKPLGTGIISTAVKGEMAPEVAVAAASAWMTTSNRAGAELMRECNASAATDVTGFGLIGHCSEMARGAGVTIRLRLDAISLMSGVTGLVGDGMVPAGCYRNRDHYAPLVSGRDTRDEALLPLFDPQTSGGLLIALSHEDAARFLAQAGERGIFARQVGEVLPRQSHPIEMN, from the coding sequence ATGATCAAGCTGACGCAACTGGTAAAAGCCGCCGGTTGAGCCGCGAAACTGGGCCCTGCGGGCCTGGCGAAAGCCCTGGACGGGCTTTGGGAGTACCGCGACGAAAACCTGCTTGTAGGCCCCGAGACCTCCGACGACGCCGGGGTCTACCGGATAGCGCCGGAGTGCGCCCTGGTGGAGACGGCCGATATCATCACCCCACCGGTGGACGATCCCTTCACCTTCGGCCGTGTCGCCGCCACCAATGCCATCTCCGATGTCTATGCCATGGGCGCCCGCCCGGTGACCGCCATGAACCTGGTGTTCTTCCCGGCCTGTTCCCTGCCGGGCGAGATCCTGGGCGAGATCCTGGCCGGGGGTAACAGCGTGCTGAAAGAGGCCGGGGTCTGTCTGGTGGGCGGGCATACGGTGGAGGACGACGAGTTGAAGTACGGCCTCTCCGTGACCGGCCTGGTGGACCCCGCCGCCATCATCCGCAACTCCACCGCCCGGCCGGGGGACCAACTGGTCCTGACCAAGCCCCTGGGCACCGGCATCATCTCCACCGCCGTCAAGGGGGAAATGGCCCCGGAGGTGGCGGTGGCCGCGGCCTCTGCCTGGATGACCACCTCCAACCGGGCGGGCGCCGAGCTGATGCGGGAATGCAACGCCTCCGCCGCCACCGACGTGACCGGTTTCGGCCTGATCGGCCATTGCAGCGAGATGGCCCGCGGGGCCGGGGTGACCATCCGCCTGCGGCTCGACGCCATCTCCCTCATGTCCGGCGTGACCGGGCTGGTGGGCGACGGCATGGTGCCGGCCGGCTGCTACCGCAACCGGGATCATTACGCCCCCCTGGTGAGCGGCCGGGACACCCGCGACGAGGCCTTGCTGCCGCTCTTCGATCCCCAGACCTCCGGCGGGCTCCTCATCGCCCTGAGCCATGAAGATGCGGCACGGTTCCTGGCCCAGGCCGGAGAACGCGGCATCTTTGCCCGCCAGGTAGGCGAGGTGCTTCCCCGGCAATCCCACCCCATCGAGATGAACTGA
- a CDS encoding DUF4347 domain-containing protein, with product MNWWIPLVRLFLIGWIGLGLALPATAADIDPVNAPKTAALREIVFIDAAVQDARVLADGVRPGLEVVRLKAGGDGMAQIGAVLADRRDLKAIHIVSHGEPGMVFLGAGLLSTERLEGYDPQMKIIGRSLQKGGNILLYGCSVARGPLGQRFIAKLATATGAAVAASVDATGSAGHHGNWVLEQQSGAIDTPVAFTAKAQTAYPHVLSTFDFSSFSGDNKQTVDGVTVTVATDSGGSLSASSGYVVDTSNSGTYIRFTFSQPVNISSFNVGFASNSGAVSAFTIQGSNGATTYTYSATPGYSDLYSGGAPTYTVTPSGWGPVTSVKVARTGGSGTVTFTADTIVFTAADIAPSLSATGGTPTFVQGSTTGADLYGTVAANTNNVPQAQTFTGATFTVTNVADATEYLTIGGTAIPLTAGSGTIGSGGNYTVSLSGGTATVTLTNLGRDNSGMAALVNEAAYKNTAAAVTTGDRVVTLVNVTDSGSTSNSTTVSLAATVTVSTGTIGSALYTFDTNTSGTAFADGTISGYDTGTTGNPIIYTLNGHVSPLQITLAPSDSKAGSSQNLIGDVWGDGGDALSADPSATAPTEIKFAFANSATFDFQSITIGNNDNAYSGGTLTLTFTTDKGQWTATSPLGSYMMSEPNFSNTYNIGDELASDIFAGVKWVTITAASGTLDFNINTLVINNITPPNLPAVTAISPANGPVSGGTAVTITGTKFTGATSVRFGGVAAGSFSVDSATQITATSPAGSAGAVHITVTTPNGTSATSSADQFTYAAVPTVTAVSPTSGPTAGGTSVTITGTNLTGATSVMFGTTAATGITVNSATQITATAPAGSLGTVDVTVTTAGGTSVTSSSDQFIYKASQTITFNNPGDQNFGTTPPLNATASSGLTVTFSSSTTGVCTVTTGGP from the coding sequence ATGAATTGGTGGATACCTTTGGTTCGCCTGTTCCTGATCGGCTGGATCGGGTTAGGCCTCGCCCTTCCGGCAACGGCCGCCGACATCGATCCCGTGAACGCTCCCAAGACGGCCGCCCTGCGGGAGATCGTCTTCATCGATGCCGCCGTTCAGGATGCACGGGTCCTGGCGGACGGGGTCCGGCCGGGACTGGAGGTTGTCCGGCTTAAGGCCGGAGGCGACGGAATGGCTCAGATCGGCGCAGTGCTGGCAGACAGGCGGGACCTGAAGGCCATTCATATCGTTTCCCACGGCGAGCCGGGCATGGTTTTCCTGGGGGCCGGTCTTTTGTCGACGGAACGCCTGGAAGGCTATGATCCGCAGATGAAGATAATCGGCAGGTCGTTGCAAAAAGGTGGGAACATCCTGCTGTACGGCTGCTCGGTGGCGCGCGGCCCCCTTGGACAACGGTTCATCGCAAAACTGGCGACGGCAACCGGGGCGGCTGTGGCTGCTTCGGTGGATGCCACCGGCTCGGCCGGCCACCACGGGAACTGGGTGCTGGAACAGCAAAGCGGCGCCATCGATACGCCGGTCGCATTCACGGCAAAGGCCCAGACCGCCTACCCGCACGTGTTGAGCACCTTCGATTTCAGCTCCTTCAGTGGCGATAACAAGCAAACGGTCGATGGCGTGACAGTTACCGTTGCCACGGACAGCGGCGGCTCGCTATCCGCTTCCAGCGGCTATGTCGTGGATACGTCCAATTCGGGCACCTATATCCGGTTCACCTTCAGCCAACCGGTCAATATATCCAGTTTCAACGTCGGTTTCGCGTCCAACAGCGGTGCCGTATCGGCGTTCACCATCCAGGGTTCCAATGGTGCAACGACGTACACCTACTCGGCCACGCCCGGGTATAGCGATCTTTATAGCGGCGGAGCCCCCACCTACACGGTCACCCCGTCCGGATGGGGTCCGGTGACCTCCGTCAAGGTAGCCCGTACCGGCGGTTCGGGCACCGTTACCTTCACGGCCGACACCATCGTCTTTACAGCGGCGGACATCGCGCCGTCCCTCTCCGCCACGGGGGGCACTCCCACCTTTGTGCAGGGGAGCACCACCGGCGCGGATCTTTATGGTACGGTGGCGGCAAACACCAATAATGTTCCGCAGGCCCAGACCTTTACCGGCGCTACGTTTACCGTGACGAATGTGGCCGATGCCACCGAATACCTGACCATCGGCGGCACCGCTATCCCCCTGACCGCCGGCAGCGGAACAATCGGGAGCGGAGGCAATTACACCGTATCCCTTTCAGGCGGCACGGCAACCGTGACGTTGACGAATCTGGGGCGGGACAACAGCGGGATGGCGGCCCTGGTCAACGAGGCCGCGTACAAAAACACCGCCGCGGCGGTAACGACCGGGGACCGTGTCGTCACGCTGGTCAATGTCACCGACAGCGGCAGCACCAGCAACAGCACGACGGTCAGCCTGGCTGCCACGGTCACCGTCTCCACCGGCACCATCGGCAGCGCCCTCTACACCTTTGACACCAATACCAGCGGCACCGCTTTCGCGGACGGCACGATCTCGGGATACGACACCGGTACGACCGGGAACCCGATCATCTACACCCTGAACGGGCATGTTTCCCCCCTGCAGATCACCCTGGCGCCATCGGACAGCAAGGCGGGGTCCAGCCAGAATCTGATTGGAGATGTCTGGGGGGATGGCGGTGACGCGCTGTCGGCCGATCCGAGCGCGACGGCCCCCACCGAGATCAAATTTGCCTTTGCAAACTCGGCGACCTTCGATTTCCAGTCGATCACCATCGGCAATAACGACAACGCCTATTCCGGGGGGACGCTCACCCTCACCTTCACGACCGACAAGGGGCAATGGACGGCAACTTCGCCGCTCGGTTCGTACATGATGAGCGAGCCCAATTTCTCCAACACCTACAATATCGGCGACGAGCTTGCGTCCGACATCTTCGCGGGCGTGAAATGGGTAACTATCACCGCGGCCAGCGGCACCCTGGATTTCAACATCAACACGCTCGTGATCAACAACATCACCCCGCCCAACCTGCCGGCCGTCACCGCCATATCCCCCGCCAACGGCCCGGTATCCGGGGGGACCGCCGTCACCATTACCGGGACCAAATTCACCGGCGCCACGTCGGTCAGATTCGGCGGCGTCGCCGCCGGCAGCTTCAGCGTGGACTCGGCAACGCAGATCACCGCCACCTCGCCGGCCGGGTCGGCGGGCGCCGTCCATATCACGGTAACGACCCCCAACGGCACCAGCGCCACGAGCAGCGCCGACCAGTTCACCTATGCGGCGGTGCCCACGGTCACCGCCGTCTCGCCGACGAGCGGCCCGACTGCCGGGGGGACCAGCGTCACCATCACCGGCACCAACCTCACCGGCGCCACCTCCGTCATGTTCGGCACCACCGCCGCCACCGGCATCACCGTCAACTCGGCTACCCAGATCACGGCCACCGCGCCGGCCGGCTCGCTCGGCACCGTGGATGTCACCGTCACCACGGCGGGCGGCACCAGCGTCACCAGCTCAAGCGACCAGTTCATCTACAAGGCGAGCCAGACCATCACCTTCAACAATCCGGGCGACCAGAACTTCGGCACCACCCCGCCCCTGAACGCCACCGCCTCCTCCGGTCTGACTGTCACCTTCTCCTCCTCCACCACCGGGGTCTGCACCGTCACTACCGGGGGGCCCTGA
- a CDS encoding ASKHA domain-containing protein has protein sequence MAGYALAMDLGTTTLAVSLVDRAVGKRLAMTGGMNPQRRFGADVVSRLDAAVHSDGALQEMAALIRAELRRLAHELCAECGVPWSGVRQVAIAGNPAMQHLLLGLPVKTLAFPPYRPLFSGGRQVTTAELGWEGAAPVYLFPMPGGFVGGDTIAFLYGAQPGEATLCLDLGTNGEMALTAGDTIWATSAAAGPAFEGGNLSCGMAALPGAITAIRIEGERVRIATLGNREPVGICGSAAIELVTELLGHGILEAGGRLRTSVEIPSNLGQRVVEQEGESAFVIHRDARGALFLTQGDVRQIQLAKGAIRAGMEVLAECAGIPLPGLREVLLTGSFGAVLRPSWLKTIGIFDEGMVQKSRFTPEGALVGVERALAASDGFESVERLGKRCRVVPLSGTPLFESMFMRHIDFPQP, from the coding sequence ATGGCCGGCTACGCCCTGGCCATGGATCTGGGGACCACCACCCTGGCCGTTTCGCTTGTTGATCGCGCCGTCGGCAAGCGGCTGGCCATGACCGGCGGCATGAACCCCCAGCGCCGCTTCGGGGCCGACGTGGTGTCGCGCCTGGACGCTGCCGTGCACTCCGACGGGGCGTTGCAGGAGATGGCCGCCCTGATCCGCGCCGAACTGCGGCGCCTGGCCCACGAGCTGTGCGCGGAGTGCGGCGTCCCGTGGAGTGGGGTCAGGCAGGTCGCCATCGCCGGGAACCCGGCCATGCAGCACCTGCTGTTGGGGCTGCCGGTGAAGACCCTGGCCTTTCCCCCCTACCGCCCCCTGTTCAGCGGCGGCAGGCAGGTGACGACGGCGGAGTTGGGGTGGGAGGGCGCGGCCCCGGTGTATCTCTTTCCCATGCCGGGCGGCTTCGTGGGGGGGGATACGATCGCCTTCCTCTACGGCGCCCAACCGGGAGAGGCCACCCTCTGTCTGGACCTGGGGACCAACGGCGAGATGGCCCTGACCGCGGGCGACACCATCTGGGCAACCTCGGCCGCCGCCGGGCCGGCTTTCGAGGGGGGCAACCTCTCCTGCGGCATGGCCGCCCTGCCGGGGGCCATCACTGCCATCCGCATCGAAGGGGAGCGGGTCAGGATCGCTACCCTGGGCAACCGGGAGCCGGTGGGCATCTGCGGTTCGGCCGCCATCGAATTGGTCACGGAACTGCTGGGCCACGGGATTCTGGAAGCGGGGGGGCGGCTGCGTACCAGCGTCGAGATCCCCTCGAACCTGGGGCAGCGGGTGGTCGAACAGGAGGGGGAGAGCGCCTTTGTCATCCACCGGGACGCCCGGGGAGCACTGTTCCTCACCCAGGGAGACGTCCGCCAGATCCAGTTGGCCAAGGGTGCCATCCGGGCCGGCATGGAGGTGCTGGCCGAGTGCGCCGGCATACCTTTGCCGGGCCTGCGCGAGGTGCTCCTGACCGGTTCCTTCGGTGCCGTTTTACGTCCCTCGTGGCTTAAAACCATTGGAATTTTCGACGAAGGCATGGTACAAAAATCGAGATTTACCCCCGAAGGGGCGCTGGTCGGCGTGGAACGGGCCCTGGCGGCGAGCGACGGTTTCGAATCCGTGGAACGGCTCGGCAAACGGTGCCGGGTGGTGCCGCTCTCGGGCACGCCGCTGTTCGAGAGCATGTTCATGCGGCATATAGATTTCCCGCAGCCGTAA